GATGCCGGTGCGGATCAGCGTGGCCAGATCCGAATCCACGCCCTGGATGCCGATTTTGGCGAAAATGGCGGTCAAGGCCGCAAATACGGCGGACAGCAAAGCCCAGACGAACCAGCTGGATGCGGCGAACATGTAGGCCCCTGAAATGATATGGCCGGCGGGACACCAGAATCGGCCGGCCGTGCGCAAGATAAAACATCCGGAGCGTACCCCGAAATAGCCGCCAGATTAGCATGACATAGCGGTCTCGCGCTGGCTCAGCGCCGCCAAATGACATCGCCTCAAATTACCCAACGCGCGATCTTTTTCCCGCCGAGCAGCCCTTTTCTCGCGGCGGCGTCTGCTGCTTTGAGCTGGCGTCTTTGCGTGATGCGCATGAAAATACAGCGCCCTTTATGCTGGCCGCCCGATCTTAGGCGCAGAAGCCCGCCAAATAACTCCATTCGCCGCAAAACGCGCAAACGCGGCCAACGCCAAGCCCTGCAGGAAATCCGAGCCCGAATCGCGGCATGAGAATGATAGGTATTTTTACTAGGTTGAATTTTCCAGCACGGATTGTAAATGTAATTACATACAGACTGATAAAGCCGAGCGTCATCATCCGGCCAGCGGCAAAGCGCGAGCCCTCACCACATGGCTTCGACAGTGCGATTCATGGGATAACCGAACCGCCCAACATCTTGCAAGGGGTGCGCCCTCAGGCGCTTTTCCGCCTCGTCCGGCCCGCGCCGCGATCGAGGCGCGCAGACAATGAGCCGCCTTTTTGGAGATGTCGCCATGGATCGCCAACAAATCCCCTTCCTGCTCAATTACGCCAAGGACCCCAACTGCCTGGGCTTTGCCCGGCTGGCCGCCAATGGCATCGTCAGCCATGACAGAATGGCGCAGGAGAGCCTGTGCGCCGCCACCTTGAGCCTGCTGCTGGACATGGCGCGCATCAATGTGGGCGTGATCAATGACGTGGTCAGCCTGTCCACCGAGCTGCGCCGGCGCGGCTGGGACGTGATCCGCACGCCCGACACCGCCGAATGCGGCAGCGACGCGATCAGCGAAGGCGATGTCGGCGTCCAGATCAGCTCCTTGCGCCACCACATTTATGTCGTGGTGGACGCGCACGACCAGACCCTACCGGAAGTCGCCGACAACGAGGCCATCAAGGCGCATCCGCACCAGGTGACAGGCGGAGAAACCGTGCCGCAAACCACGTATTTTCTGCGGGCGACCTAGGCAAACCCTCCATGCATCGCGGCAAGACCCGGCCTAGCCGGGTCTCAAGCGCATTCACGGCATCAGTTGATGTAAATCTTCGTATACAAGGTATTCCACGGCGCATTGGACGAAGTGTCCTGGAAGGAGAATGTGCCCGGCGCCGTAAAACCATCCAAATTGTAATATCGGTAAAAACCGACCACGGTATAGCCCGCCGGGCAGGGGCTGGTGTACTGGTTATTGACGACGCAGATCGGATCAGTCTGGTAATTTTTAGCCGTCGGCAAAGTACCTCCCGCATAGGAACCGACGGGATTGTTGCCATAGCCTATCTCCTGCACCAGCACTCTGAGCTGCGCCCCGCCATGCTGGCCGACTGTAGCGGCCTGCCCTATCGAGCTCATATTCTCCCAGCCGCCGTATTTTGTAGAATAAACCGCGGCCACCGCCAGCCTGGACAAAGCCGGCGCGGAGCCGAACGTCTGCGCCCCCTGGGGCTTGGCAGCCCGCGCCGGGACCGGCATGGACAGATTGGGGGCCTCGATGGACTGCAGGCTGCCGCTTGCGCCGCCTGGCTGCGCCATGGCCACAACCGCGCTTAGCGCCGCGATCGCCGCCGCGGAAAAACAGATCATTTTCATGTTCACGCTCCCGAATGAACGCCCAGCCTCTTTGCCGATGCCATCTGGCGGCATCTTAAACGGCCAAACATTATGACAAAAACATAGCAGGCGCGAACAAGAATAACGCAAGCGCGAATATTTTCGGGGCATCTTCCCGCCATACTGGCCGGATAGGCAGTCCGGCGACAGATCGCGCATGAGGACTGAGGCAGGTCAAGGCAGCAGCGCGCAAAGGGAAAAGGCGGATTTGATGGGCCGATCAAGCGCAAACGCAAAAAAGCCCCGACTTGTCGGGGCTTTCTGCAATCTGGCGGAGAGGGGGGGATTCGAACCCCCGTCAGGGTATTACCCTGAACACGCTTTCCAGGCGTGCGACTTAAACCACTCATCCACCTCTCCGGAGGTGTCTAGATTGTCAAACCGGCTTGCGCCGGCTTGTTGAATTCTGGCGGAGAGGGGGGGATTCGAACCCCCGTCAGGGTATTACCCTGAACACGCTTTCCAGGCGTGCGACTTAAACCACTCATCCACCTCTCCAGAATTCTGAAACGTTTTCGCCGTGGCGTTTCCGTCTCAGAGGCTGCGCAGTATATAAGTCCTATTCATCTTGCGCAAGCGTTTTGTAAGCGGAATGCGAAAATAATTTATCGACATAATCAGTCACGCCTTCGCGCTCCCGCTTGAGCCAAGCGGCGATCGCCTCGCGGAAACGGGCATCGGCGATATAGTGGGCCGACACGGTGCGCACAGGCTCAAAACCGCGCGCCAATTTGTGCTCGCCCTGCGCGCCGCCTTCGAAGCATTTCAATCCGGTTTGGATCGCATACTCCAGCCCTTGGTAATAGCACAATTCAAAATGCAGGCAGGCCACCGGCTCCAGGGCGCCCCAATAGCGGCCGTACAATACATCGCCCTGGATAATGCACAGGCTGGCTGCGATATCGACGCCATCGCGGCTGGCGACGAACATCACGCAATGCTTGGCCAAGCGCTCTCCGATCAAACGGAAAAACGCCAGATTGAGATAGGGCGCCGAACGGTGCTCCAGATAAGTCTGGCGATAGCATTGAAAGAACAGCCGCCAATCGGCTGCGCCGATATTCTCTCCCGCCAGCGTTCTCACCGTGACGCCGGCCTCCGCCACCTTGCGCCTTTCCTGCCGGATCTTCTTGCGCTTGTCGCGGCTCAGCGTATCCAGGAAAGCGTCAAAGTCTCCATAAGCCTGATTGCGCCAATGGAACTGCACGCCCTCGCGCAACAGCCAGCCGGCTGCGGCCAAGGCTTCGGCTTCGTCAGCCTGCGGAAACAGCACGTGCGCCGACGACAAGCCATTGTCGTCCGCCAGTTGCCGCAAACCGGCGATCAAAGCCGCGCGATCCTCCGGCGCAGCCAGCAGCCGGCGGCCCGCCACCGGGGTGAAAGGCGACGCCACCACCAGCTTGGGGTAGTAATCCATCCCGGCGCGGGCATACGCTTCCGCCCAAGCCCAATCGAACACATACTCGCCGCGATGGTGCCGCTTCAGATAAGCTGGCGCCAGCCCCACCGCCTGCCCGTCGCGCTCCAGCGCCAAAGGCAAGGGCTGCCAGCCGGTGTCGCCGCCCACGCAGCCGGTCTCCTCCAGCGCCGCAAGCCAGGCCCGGCTCACAAACAACCCGCCGCCCTCCTCCTTCGGCCAGGCGGACTGAGCCACCGCCGCCACGCCGTCGTATAGTCGCAATTGCAATGCTTTTCCTTTCTGGGCCGCCGTCTTCGGGTAAAATGGATCGATCAAGAAATCTTCGGTGCCTTCTCAAGATGCGTATCGCACTCGCCCAGTTCAACCCCGTGGTCGGCGACATCGCCGGCAATGCCCAAAAAATCGTCGATCTCGCCAAGCAAGCCCAGGCTCAAGGCGCAGACATTCTGCTGACGCCGGAGCTGGCGCTGACCGGCTACAGCCCGGAAGACCTGCTGCTGCGCGACAGCTTTTACCGCGAGGTGGCCAAGGGGCTGGACATCATCGAGCAGCTGGACGACATCACCGTCATCGTCGGCCATCCGGCCAAGATCGGCAACGAGCGCTTCAACGCCGCCACCGTGCTGCGCGACGGCCACCGCCTGGGCCAGTATCACAAGATGCAGCTGCCCAATAACGAAGTGTTCGACGAGTGCCGCTACTTCACCCCCGGCGCCGCGCCGCTGGTGTTCGAGCAAAACGGCGTCAAGGTGGGCGTGCTGATCTGCGAAGACATCTGGCACCTGGAGCCGGCGGCGGAAACCGCCGATGCCGGCGCCGAGCTGATGCTGGCGCTCAACGCCTCGCCCTTCCACCGCGACAAGATCGAAACCCGCCAGCAGATGGCGCGCTTCCGCGTCGAGGAAACCGGCCTGCCCTTGGCCTATGCGCAGATGGTGGGCGGCCAGGACGAGCTGATTTTCGACGGCGCGTCCTTCGCCATCAACAAGGCCGGCGATGTCGTCGCCCAGGCCGCCGCCTATGACGCGGAATTGCTGCTGGTGGATTACGCCAACGGCGATCTGCAGCCCGGCGCGCAAGCCAAGCTGCCGGATGCGCTGGAAAGCATCTACCGCGCGCTGGTGGTCGGCGTGCGCGACTACATAGGCAAGAACGGCTTCCCCGGTGCGCTGCTGGGCCTGTCCGGAGGCATCGATTCCGCGCTGACGCTGGCCGTGGCCGTGGACGCGCTGGGCGCGGACAAAGTCCACGCGGTGATGATGCCCTCGCGCTACACCGCCGACATCTCGGTGACCGACAGCCGCGACATGATCGCCCGCCTGGGCGTGAAGTACGACGAAATCGAAATCTGGCCGATGTACGAAAGCTTCATGGCCGCGCTGGCGCCCTCCTTCGAAGGCCTGGCCATGGACACTACCGAGGAAAACCTGCAGGCGCGCATCCGCGGCACGCTATTGATGGCGCTGTCCAACAAGAGCGGCAAGCTGGTGCTGACCACCGGCAACAAGTCCGAAATGACCACCGGCTACTGCACGCTGTACGGCGATATGGCCGGCGGTTTCGCCGTACTGAAAGACGTGGCCAAGACCCTGGTGTTCGAGCTGTGCCGCTGGCGCAATACCGTGTCCGACATCATCCCGGAGCGCATCATCACCCGCCCGCCGTCGGCGGAACTTAGGCCGGACCAGAAAGACCAAGACAGTCTGCCGCCCTACGAGGTGCTGGACGCCATCATGGCCCGCTATGTCGAAGACAACCAGTCCGCCGCCGACATCATCGCCGCCGGCTATGCCGAAGCGGACGTCAAGCGCGTGGTGCGGCTGTTGAAAATCAATGAATACAAGCGCCGCCAGGCGCCGGTTGGCCCGCGCGTCACCCCGCGCGGCTTCGGCAAGGACTGGCGCTACCCGATCACCAACAAGTTCAGCTAATGAAAAAACTACTGTTCGCCGCCCTCGCGGCCTGCCTGACCGTTCCGGCCCACGCGTCGGCCATCGCCCAATTGAAGGCCTTCGTCGCCGGCAGCCGCACGCTGTCGGCCGATTTCAGCCAAATCGTCACCAACAAGAGCAAGCGCGAAGAAGCCACCGGCCGGCTGGAGGTCTCCCGCCCCGGCAAGTTCCGTTGGGAATACAGCAAGCCCTACGCCCAGCTGATCGTCGGCGACGGCAAAACGCTGTGGATTTATGACCAAGACCTGGCCCAGGTAACGCGCAAGGCGCAAGGCGCGGCCCTGGGTTCCAGCCCGGCCGCGTTATTGGCCGGCAGCAACGAGATAGAGCGCAGCTACAAGCTCAACGAAGCCGGCAAGCAGGGCGATCTGGAGTGGCTGGCCGCCAGCCCCAAGAAGCAGGACAACACCTTCAGCGCCATCCGCATGGGCTTCAAGAACAATATGCTGGTGGAGATGGAGCTGACCGACAGCTTCGGCAACGACACCCGCATCCGCTTCCTCTCCCCGCAGCAAAACGTGGTGCTGCCGGCCGGCCGCTTCAACTTCGTCCCGCCCAAGGGCGTGGACGTGGTCAACGGCGACTAACCCATACCCGCGGCTGGGCCGCCCCAGGCGCGCCCAGGCGTCTTAACCGCCCTCGCCTCTCCGGTTGCCGCGAGCGCCCGATCAAACCGCGCGGCACGCGCCATCATTCTCTTGATCATCGCGCATCACCCTGCCGACAGCAATCTGGCCGGCTATCAAGTCAGCCACGTTATTGCCCGCCACGCTTGTCTCCTATCCTCTTTGACATCCACCAGGCAAAGCGATGTCCCATCGCGCAGCCTGAGCTCACGATGACGAGACGCAGGCTTGCCACTACACGTTCAGGCTTCACCCAATCCGGCATCAAATTCGCGTGAATGAACCATTTCACGCCGCAGTCCGTTCTTGTTCCCTTTTCAAGCCGCGCCTCCTTGCCGCGCCGAGCTCGCGCCCTCCCTGTCAGACCGGTCCATCTCTGTTCTGACAAAGTTTGTTAGCGATGAAGCGGAACATCAACCGCCTCGCTCCATGCGCTTGATCGGTTTTTGGGAAGAGTTCGGGAGATAAATATCAGGACTCAGGGGAAATCCTCCAACACCGGTCTTGCGCTGACCGGCGGACTCCAACCCCGTCGTTTGCGTAAAAAATGCCGGCGGCGCATTTGAAATCAAGGATTTGCCACGCCTTGCCAGCAGTAAAAACCTGCTCAAACAAGAGAACGCCAGCCTTGGCAAGTAACTGAAAAATCGGGGAAATTTTTCTCCATGTTGGGGATTTTATTTCCTCGTCATGTCACAGGCCATCTTCATAATGGCTTCCGTCGCCCACAAAGGCAAGGACCGGTTCTTAAAGGGAACAGGCCTTGCTCGGTAGGACGGAAGCGGCATTTTCAATGAGTTGTCATTTTCCTGTTTGGCGTTTCAACCCTCTTGAATTGCAAATGGAGC
The Chromobacterium sp. IIBBL 290-4 DNA segment above includes these coding regions:
- a CDS encoding DUF4879 domain-containing protein, with product MRDLSPDCLSGQYGGKMPRKYSRLRYSCSRLLCFCHNVWPFKMPPDGIGKEAGRSFGSVNMKMICFSAAAIAALSAVVAMAQPGGASGSLQSIEAPNLSMPVPARAAKPQGAQTFGSAPALSRLAVAAVYSTKYGGWENMSSIGQAATVGQHGGAQLRVLVQEIGYGNNPVGSYAGGTLPTAKNYQTDPICVVNNQYTSPCPAGYTVVGFYRYYNLDGFTAPGTFSFQDTSSNAPWNTLYTKIYIN
- a CDS encoding GNAT family N-acetyltransferase, with protein sequence MQLRLYDGVAAVAQSAWPKEEGGGLFVSRAWLAALEETGCVGGDTGWQPLPLALERDGQAVGLAPAYLKRHHRGEYVFDWAWAEAYARAGMDYYPKLVVASPFTPVAGRRLLAAPEDRAALIAGLRQLADDNGLSSAHVLFPQADEAEALAAAGWLLREGVQFHWRNQAYGDFDAFLDTLSRDKRKKIRQERRKVAEAGVTVRTLAGENIGAADWRLFFQCYRQTYLEHRSAPYLNLAFFRLIGERLAKHCVMFVASRDGVDIAASLCIIQGDVLYGRYWGALEPVACLHFELCYYQGLEYAIQTGLKCFEGGAQGEHKLARGFEPVRTVSAHYIADARFREAIAAWLKREREGVTDYVDKLFSHSAYKTLAQDE
- a CDS encoding NAD+ synthase; the protein is MRIALAQFNPVVGDIAGNAQKIVDLAKQAQAQGADILLTPELALTGYSPEDLLLRDSFYREVAKGLDIIEQLDDITVIVGHPAKIGNERFNAATVLRDGHRLGQYHKMQLPNNEVFDECRYFTPGAAPLVFEQNGVKVGVLICEDIWHLEPAAETADAGAELMLALNASPFHRDKIETRQQMARFRVEETGLPLAYAQMVGGQDELIFDGASFAINKAGDVVAQAAAYDAELLLVDYANGDLQPGAQAKLPDALESIYRALVVGVRDYIGKNGFPGALLGLSGGIDSALTLAVAVDALGADKVHAVMMPSRYTADISVTDSRDMIARLGVKYDEIEIWPMYESFMAALAPSFEGLAMDTTEENLQARIRGTLLMALSNKSGKLVLTTGNKSEMTTGYCTLYGDMAGGFAVLKDVAKTLVFELCRWRNTVSDIIPERIITRPPSAELRPDQKDQDSLPPYEVLDAIMARYVEDNQSAADIIAAGYAEADVKRVVRLLKINEYKRRQAPVGPRVTPRGFGKDWRYPITNKFS
- the lolA gene encoding outer membrane lipoprotein chaperone LolA — protein: MKKLLFAALAACLTVPAHASAIAQLKAFVAGSRTLSADFSQIVTNKSKREEATGRLEVSRPGKFRWEYSKPYAQLIVGDGKTLWIYDQDLAQVTRKAQGAALGSSPAALLAGSNEIERSYKLNEAGKQGDLEWLAASPKKQDNTFSAIRMGFKNNMLVEMELTDSFGNDTRIRFLSPQQNVVLPAGRFNFVPPKGVDVVNGD